Part of the Streptococcaceae bacterium ESL0687 genome is shown below.
AATTTGAATTCTTTTCCTGAGCTTTTTTAATCCGGCTAAGTTCGATATTATCAATGCCTATGTTTTTAATCATTTTTTAGCTGCATTAACAAGTTGACTAACTTCTTTTCTGCTTAACTTACGGTATTCACCAGGAGCCACTCCTGCAAGATCAAGTGGTCCATATTGAACACGGCTAAGTTTTTGGACTGGAAGACCTACGGCATCAAGCATTTTTTTAACCTGGTGGTTACGTCCCTCGTGGATGGCAAGACTTAAAACACTTGTCTTTTTAACACCATCAGTTTTAAGAATGGTATAGGTTGCAGGTTTTGTCTTACGGCCGTCAATCTTAACTCCTTGAGTTAGGGGGCGCAGATTTTCCTTGTTGGCCTGCCCCTTAACTTTTGCTACATAGACTTTTTCTACCTCGTGTTTGGGGTGGGTCATAAGGTTTGCAAATTCACCGTCATTGGTCATAAGGATAAGACCACTTGTGTCCCAGTCCAGACGTCCAACTGGATAAATCCGCTCTTTAACACCACCAAAGAAGTCCATAACAGTCTTTCTACCCTTTTCGTCGCTAACTGAAGAAATAACTCCGCGCGGCTTGTTTAGTAAAAAGTAAACTGGCTCTTCATTGTAGACAGAAACTCCTTCTACTTCAACGCGGTCTCCTGATTTAACCTGGTAGGCCAGATCTGTCATCCGAGCACCGTTAACAGAGACAAGTCCTGATTTGATTAGCTCCTCAGCCTTACGACGACTGGCAATTCCAGCGTGAGCTAAATATTTATTGATTCTCATTATTAATTCCTATTTTTCTATTTTATATATTTAGTTATCGTTAGTTATTTTAATATCTCAATTATATCTCAATCTCTATTCATTAAAGAGAGAGACATCCTCAGACTCTAATCCATTTTCATCTACCTGAGGAAGCTCTTCTAGAGAGTTGATTCCTATAAAATCAAGGAAGAAGTCAGTTGTTGCATAGATATTAGGACTTCCGATAACTTCTTTTTTCCCAACCACTTTGATTAAATCAAAAGTTAACAGGGTTGTTATGGCACCTTGGGAGTTAACCCCCCTAACATTATCAACTTCAACCCTGGTCAAAGGGCCCTTATAGGCAATGATTGATAAGACCTCCATGGCAGCCTTTGAAAGCGACTGATTTATAGGGGTCTTTGCATACTGCTTGAGGAAATCCTTAAAACTAGCCTTTGTAGTCAGACGAAATCTTCCTGCAGTTTCAATTACTGTCAGGCCACTTTTTTCATTGAGTTCGTAATTTTCCTTTAACTTATCAACCTGCTGGGCAATGGCTTGGGGATCTAACCCCATTAAAGATGCTAGATCCCTAAGACTCAAACCTTCTTCTCCTGCTACAAATAACAGGACCTCAAGTTCAGCCAATTTGTTCATTATATTCTCCTACCCCCTCTAAAATAATTGATCCAAAGGCCTCTTCTTGGCTACAAATTACTAATTGATTTTTAATCAACTCAAGGGTCGCAAGAAAAATTGTTATCATCTCATCCTTACTGGTTGACTGATTAAACAAATCAGAAAAGACAATCCTTCCCCGGTCCCTAATAATTTGACCCACCTCTTTTATTTTCTCTTCAATTGAGAAACTCTCTTTAAGAACAATATTATTTTCATCCTTAAATTCAGCCTTCTTCTGTTCAATAATCTTACTAAAGGCTAGAAAGATATCAATACTTGTTTTATCGTGAACCAAAACACCTTCATCACTTGGAATTTCTGTCTTTTCTTTGGAATAAAAGGCAGACCTCTCCTCATGAAGATCCCTCAATTCTTCCGATAAAAGCTTAAATTTCCGGTACTCATCAATCTGACTTAAAAGTTCTTGCTCTAAATCAAGACCGTTATCTTCCATTTCTTCAGCCACAGTAGGAAGAAGGCGCCTTGATTTTATCAAAATCAACTGGCTGGCCATCACAAGATACTCGCTTGCCAACTCAAGCTCTAGTATTTTCATGGAATTAACATAAGTTAAGTACTGCTCGATGACCGAGACCAAAGGAACTTCATAGATATCCATTTTATATTGATTTACTAGGTGGAGAAGTAAATCAAGGGGACCCTCAAAGTCCTTAATTTTGATTTTAATATTATTCATTTTACTAGCACATTTCTAACTTATTATTTTCTTTGGTAACTTACCTGTTCATATGCCTTCAAGTCACTTTTACTAGCCTTTTCTCCAATTGTATAGTGCTTGGTAAAATCATGAACAAAAGCATTAAAGGCCTTTAAGACCTCTTGTCTAGGAATTATCCCAATAAAATCTCTCCCGTCTAAGACAGGTAGAAAAGATTGCTTGGTTAACTTCCGCAGAACATCTTCAAAATTATAATTGATTTGAACTGTCTCAATATCCCTATTTACAATTTGAGATATTTCAGTCTGATTGCTTTTTTCATAGTAAAAATCATGCATATTTTCGAAGTCAACTATTTCTGTTAGACCAAGAATTCCTACATATTCCTTCTTTTTATTAACGACAGGTACATTTGTATACTTGTACTGGCTTAATAAAAGTTTGGCATGGGTTATATTATGCTCATCTACAAGAACTGCAACATCAGCAGCAGGTTTTAAAAAGGTTTCCGACTGGGCTAGGAGAAAGTTTTCAATTTTTTTATCTATCATAGTTCAAATGGAACTCCAATCCTTTAATAGGTTCGTGATCTCGGGTGAGATATTGAATATTATAGGCGTCTTTTGTTAACTCAAGCTTACAGTACATTTTTTCAGGATATTCACCGCGCGGCTGGCTAATGCTTCCTGGATTTAAATAAAGAGTTTTATCCTCAATTTGGGCTACCGGCCGGTGGATATGGCCGAAAAAGACCATGTCTGCCTGGTTTTGCTTGGCTAAATTTTCCAAACCAGTTAGACCAAAATTAACACCAAAAAGATGACCATGGGTCACGAGGATTTTTTTACCCTCATCCTCTAAGGAAACAAGTTCCTTATAACCTGAGTCAAAATCACAATTACCTCTAACAACTGTAATTCCTTCCCAGACCTTATCATCACTTGGAAGTTCTGAGTCCCCGCAATGGATAATGGCACTGGCCTTACCCAGATACTTATTTTTTATATCTTCAACAATTTTCCGGTCACCATGAGAATCACTCATAATTATAATCATTTTGCCCACTCTTCCCACTCATCAAGGAGTTTTGCAAGGGCACGAGCCCTGTGAGAAATTTTATTTTTTTCTTCCATTGGCAGCTGAGCTGCAGTTTTACCAGTTTCACCAACCTCAAAGAGGGGATCATAACCAAATCCATTGTCACCCTTTGGAATAGTCGCAATATAGCCGTCCCAATCAGCTTCCACAACTAAAGATTCTTTGTCAGGGGCTGCAACGACTAAGGCCGTATGGAAGTTTGCCTTGCGGCGTTCAGGGGTGACTGCAGTACTTGCTAGTTCATGGAGTAATTTGGCGTTATTAGCAGCGTCTGTCGCATTATCTCCAGCAAAACGTGCACTCCAGATTCCTGGGAGACCACCAAGAATATCTACCATCAGGCCTGAATCATCAGCTAAAACCATTTTCCCAGTAAGTTCGGAAATGGTTTCAGCCTTAAGTCTGGCATTCTCCTCAAAACTTGACCCTGTTTCCGCTACCTCAGGAAGGTCTGGGAAATCATT
Proteins encoded:
- a CDS encoding pseudouridine synthase, whose protein sequence is MMRINKYLAHAGIASRRKAEELIKSGLVSVNGARMTDLAYQVKSGDRVEVEGVSVYNEEPVYFLLNKPRGVISSVSDEKGRKTVMDFFGGVKERIYPVGRLDWDTSGLILMTNDGEFANLMTHPKHEVEKVYVAKVKGQANKENLRPLTQGVKIDGRKTKPATYTILKTDGVKKTSVLSLAIHEGRNHQVKKMLDAVGLPVQKLSRVQYGPLDLAGVAPGEYRKLSRKEVSQLVNAAKK
- the scpB gene encoding SMC-Scp complex subunit ScpB yields the protein MNKLAELEVLLFVAGEEGLSLRDLASLMGLDPQAIAQQVDKLKENYELNEKSGLTVIETAGRFRLTTKASFKDFLKQYAKTPINQSLSKAAMEVLSIIAYKGPLTRVEVDNVRGVNSQGAITTLLTFDLIKVVGKKEVIGSPNIYATTDFFLDFIGINSLEELPQVDENGLESEDVSLFNE
- a CDS encoding segregation/condensation protein A codes for the protein MNNIKIKIKDFEGPLDLLLHLVNQYKMDIYEVPLVSVIEQYLTYVNSMKILELELASEYLVMASQLILIKSRRLLPTVAEEMEDNGLDLEQELLSQIDEYRKFKLLSEELRDLHEERSAFYSKEKTEIPSDEGVLVHDKTSIDIFLAFSKIIEQKKAEFKDENNIVLKESFSIEEKIKEVGQIIRDRGRIVFSDLFNQSTSKDEMITIFLATLELIKNQLVICSQEEAFGSIILEGVGEYNEQIG
- a CDS encoding CBS domain-containing protein; translation: MIDKKIENFLLAQSETFLKPAADVAVLVDEHNITHAKLLLSQYKYTNVPVVNKKKEYVGILGLTEIVDFENMHDFYYEKSNQTEISQIVNRDIETVQINYNFEDVLRKLTKQSFLPVLDGRDFIGIIPRQEVLKAFNAFVHDFTKHYTIGEKASKSDLKAYEQVSYQRK
- a CDS encoding metallophosphoesterase; its protein translation is MIIIMSDSHGDRKIVEDIKNKYLGKASAIIHCGDSELPSDDKVWEGITVVRGNCDFDSGYKELVSLEDEGKKILVTHGHLFGVNFGLTGLENLAKQNQADMVFFGHIHRPVAQIEDKTLYLNPGSISQPRGEYPEKMYCKLELTKDAYNIQYLTRDHEPIKGLEFHLNYDR